Proteins encoded in a region of the Psychromicrobium lacuslunae genome:
- a CDS encoding sulfite exporter TauE/SafE family protein, with product MLSGFEDIQFYTILLILVAGLAAGWVDAVVGGGGLIMLPVMLMVPGITPVQALATNKMGSIFGTTTSSVTYYRRVGPDLRTAIPMALIALGGSFAGAVVAANLPQSVFKPIIVLALIAVAIFTALKPSLGAHTALKHSGHRHYLLACLIGAAIGFYDGLLGPGTGSFLVIALVSLMGYAFLEASAKAKIVNMATNAGALLFFLPHGSILWGLGLLAGAANMAGGYLGSRMAVRKGSGFIRVVFLAVVAVLIIKLGWDVWQENVLHAGR from the coding sequence ATGCTCTCCGGCTTTGAGGACATCCAGTTTTACACGATTTTGCTCATCCTGGTCGCCGGGCTGGCGGCAGGTTGGGTAGACGCCGTGGTGGGTGGTGGGGGATTGATTATGCTGCCGGTGATGCTGATGGTTCCCGGCATCACCCCGGTGCAGGCCCTTGCCACCAATAAAATGGGTTCCATTTTCGGAACCACCACGAGTTCGGTCACCTATTACCGCCGGGTTGGTCCGGACCTGAGAACTGCTATTCCGATGGCGCTGATCGCCCTGGGCGGCAGTTTCGCCGGTGCTGTGGTGGCCGCGAACCTGCCGCAATCGGTCTTCAAGCCGATTATTGTGCTGGCCTTGATCGCGGTGGCCATTTTCACCGCGCTCAAGCCGAGCCTCGGTGCGCACACCGCGCTCAAACACTCCGGACATCGGCATTACCTGCTGGCCTGCCTGATTGGGGCTGCGATTGGCTTCTACGATGGCCTGCTTGGCCCGGGCACCGGATCGTTTTTAGTGATCGCGTTGGTGAGTCTAATGGGCTATGCCTTCCTGGAAGCCAGCGCCAAGGCGAAGATCGTAAATATGGCGACCAATGCGGGCGCGCTGCTGTTCTTCCTGCCACACGGCTCCATTTTGTGGGGCTTAGGGCTCTTGGCCGGTGCGGCCAATATGGCTGGTGGTTATCTGGGCTCCCGGATGGCGGTACGCAAAGGCAGCGGATTCATCCGAGTGGTTTTCCTCGCGGTAGTGGCGGTGCTGATTATCAAACTCGGCTGGGATGTCTGGCAGGAGAACGTGCTGCACGCTGGGCGCTAA
- a CDS encoding aminoglycoside phosphotransferase family protein codes for MSVPIPEDLQRRYSNTAERRAWLARLPQLLHNAYHRWKVQPELAPGQQPWNGFTGIAVPVSADDGSAAVIKISFPYEDIAHEPDTLKLWQGRGAVRLLQHDRTDRAMLLERLDSDRWLQSAPLEQAISVWGTLVRKLSISPDQRPEWLSIPSLAEQTERWNDELPQRWKELAEPFPRWLLEAALEVCQTRGAVSRRESHDVLVHADLHGMNILARPGTSGWQADDFLAIDPQGMVGEAEFSVMPMLSNRLSDLPVQNPELGLLDRLNMLCEAAGLDVEVARQWTIAREVEDALWYASKRDHQRDLNRSLWLSSTLAGRTIQGLPHPHSLEIS; via the coding sequence ATGAGCGTGCCAATCCCGGAGGATCTGCAACGGCGCTACAGTAACACCGCCGAGCGGCGGGCCTGGTTAGCCAGGTTGCCGCAGTTGTTGCACAACGCCTATCACCGCTGGAAGGTGCAGCCCGAGCTGGCTCCTGGTCAGCAGCCCTGGAACGGATTCACCGGTATTGCGGTCCCGGTGTCAGCTGACGATGGCAGTGCTGCCGTGATTAAAATTTCTTTCCCCTACGAAGACATCGCCCATGAACCTGACACGCTCAAGCTTTGGCAGGGACGCGGCGCGGTGCGGCTGTTGCAGCATGATCGAACGGATCGGGCTATGTTGCTGGAGCGGCTGGACTCCGACCGCTGGTTACAGTCAGCGCCTCTTGAGCAGGCCATCTCGGTCTGGGGGACGTTAGTGAGGAAACTGTCGATCAGCCCTGATCAGCGGCCGGAATGGCTAAGTATTCCCTCGCTGGCCGAACAGACTGAACGCTGGAACGACGAACTGCCGCAACGCTGGAAAGAGCTAGCCGAGCCGTTCCCGCGCTGGCTTTTAGAGGCCGCGCTTGAAGTATGCCAGACTCGCGGGGCGGTGAGCCGCCGTGAAAGCCACGACGTCCTCGTGCACGCCGACCTGCACGGTATGAACATTCTCGCCAGGCCCGGTACCAGCGGTTGGCAGGCCGACGATTTCCTGGCCATTGACCCGCAGGGCATGGTTGGTGAAGCCGAGTTTTCGGTGATGCCGATGCTGTCCAACCGGCTTTCCGATCTGCCGGTGCAGAATCCTGAGCTGGGCCTGCTGGATCGGTTGAACATGCTCTGCGAGGCGGCGGGCCTGGACGTTGAGGTGGCCAGACAATGGACTATTGCCCGCGAGGTCGAGGACGCCTTATGGTACGCCTCAAAGCGCGATCACCAGAGGGATCTCAACCGCTCCTTGTGGTTGTCCAGCACCCTAGCGGGCCGCACGATCCAAGGTTTACCGCACCCGCACAGCCTGGAGATCAGCTAG